One genomic region from Sphingomonas paeninsulae encodes:
- the crtY gene encoding lycopene beta-cyclase CrtY, giving the protein MGDKDRFDILILGGGLSGGLIALALARLQPQLSVGIVEAASTIGGNHIWSFFDSDVAPEDRWLVDPLIGHRWAEYDVAFPGFSRRFAAGYNSIESERLDEVVRGAMGDGIIRGNVIEVRTDGITLADGRTISAGAVIDARGVGDLSMLVCGWQKFLGRLLTIDGGHGLTGPVVMDATVDQAEGYRFVYLLPFDTNRVFIEDTYYSDSPTLDVETLGARIDDYAAARGWRVAATERQETGVLPVAMGGDFECYWDSTGVGVAKSGVRAALFHPLTSYSLPDAVSFAVNLARGERFDGPTLATATHTYARTHWRSGRYYRLLTTMLFKAADPPQRYRVLQRFYGLRPALIGRFYSGHSTILDKMRILAGRPPVPIGRAMKALLIGRKL; this is encoded by the coding sequence ATGGGCGACAAAGACCGGTTCGACATTCTGATTCTCGGTGGCGGACTCTCGGGCGGGCTAATTGCGCTGGCACTTGCCCGGCTGCAGCCGCAACTCTCCGTCGGGATTGTCGAGGCAGCATCGACGATCGGCGGCAATCATATCTGGTCCTTTTTCGACAGCGACGTTGCACCGGAGGACCGCTGGCTGGTCGATCCACTGATTGGCCATCGCTGGGCGGAATATGATGTGGCCTTTCCGGGATTCTCACGCCGATTCGCTGCCGGATATAATTCGATTGAGTCGGAGCGTCTGGATGAAGTCGTGCGCGGCGCAATGGGCGACGGCATCATTCGGGGCAATGTCATTGAAGTGCGGACGGACGGCATCACTCTTGCCGATGGACGGACCATATCGGCAGGCGCGGTGATTGACGCGCGCGGGGTTGGCGATCTTTCAATGCTGGTCTGCGGGTGGCAGAAATTCTTGGGTCGGTTGCTAACGATCGATGGAGGCCACGGCCTGACCGGACCCGTCGTGATGGATGCGACCGTTGATCAGGCGGAAGGCTATCGATTCGTCTATCTCCTTCCTTTCGACACGAATCGTGTTTTCATCGAGGATACTTATTACAGCGATAGTCCAACGCTCGATGTGGAAACACTGGGCGCAAGGATCGATGACTATGCAGCAGCACGGGGTTGGCGGGTCGCAGCAACCGAGCGTCAGGAAACAGGTGTTCTACCGGTCGCAATGGGTGGCGATTTCGAGTGCTATTGGGATTCGACGGGCGTTGGCGTTGCGAAATCGGGGGTCCGCGCCGCACTTTTCCATCCGCTCACCAGCTATTCTCTGCCCGACGCAGTGAGCTTTGCCGTCAATCTGGCGCGAGGCGAGCGATTCGATGGCCCGACGCTTGCGACTGCAACGCACACGTATGCCCGCACGCACTGGCGATCGGGTCGTTATTATCGACTGCTGACAACAATGTTATTCAAAGCTGCCGACCCACCGCAACGATACCGTGTGTTGCAGCGTTTCTATGGTCTGCGCCCTGCATTAATAGGGCGTTTTTACTCAGGACATTCCACTATTTTGGATAAGATGCGTATCTTGGCGGGACGACCGCCGGTCCCTATCGGTCGCGCCATGAAAGCGCTGCTTATTGGAAGAAAATTATGA
- a CDS encoding PEPxxWA-CTERM sorting domain-containing protein, with translation MPAYATDFTGNYSTTVNSSGSGLLINTQRLAPDLQFTLNNVGQTVSSDLFKIYTNETDVGADDLVGQAIQVGFTFTSPAFGGVLDGTTVGERSFFGLFQNGVVHWNNGGNAVFDFGNGGQLQVHLNDTSFNFGLGGLGEGIGGSGTVKANFTLNAISSAAPEPATWAFMIFGFGAAGYSLRRRRVSYGQAQAA, from the coding sequence ATGCCAGCGTATGCCACGGACTTTACGGGAAATTACTCGACGACTGTTAATTCCAGTGGTTCTGGCCTGCTGATCAACACGCAGCGCTTGGCACCTGATTTGCAATTTACCCTCAACAACGTCGGCCAGACTGTTTCTTCCGACTTGTTCAAGATTTACACGAACGAGACAGATGTCGGCGCGGACGATCTGGTCGGTCAGGCAATACAGGTTGGCTTTACTTTCACGTCGCCAGCCTTTGGAGGAGTTCTTGACGGAACGACCGTCGGCGAGCGGTCCTTTTTTGGCCTTTTCCAAAATGGCGTCGTGCACTGGAATAATGGCGGAAACGCGGTATTCGATTTCGGTAATGGCGGCCAATTGCAGGTCCACCTGAACGATACGTCGTTCAACTTCGGACTGGGTGGCCTAGGTGAGGGCATTGGCGGTAGCGGCACGGTCAAGGCCAACTTCACTCTGAATGCAATTAGCTCTGCCGCGCCTGAGCCAGCGACATGGGCTTTCATGATCTTTGGTTTCGGAGCGGCAGGCTATTCGCTGCGTCGCCGCCGCGTATCTTATGGGCAGGCACAAGCCGCCTAA
- a CDS encoding MlaA family lipoprotein, with protein sequence MTVTVLLAAMLFVTSPATPDAVQSSPLEMPGGTVSNNQPASITALGAEVAAPVASVAPATEQTTLSASPPLPSPIGTEPPPVHPTVSEEHDIVVRARAHSIPGDPLQAVNAKSYAITQSVDVAVIRPVALTYQRIVPDPVRSGIRNFINNLREPVAFLNFMLQLKLGKAVETVGRFGINTTVGAAGLFDVARRKPFKLPRRPNGFSNTLGYYGVKSGPFLFLPIVGPTTVRDLLGDNLDRLILPVAVGKPFTKLYVAIPLGAFSSLDQRAEYDEKLQTIREGSIDPYTARREDYLQSRQNAIDALHSQKWRDKHPRAWLNLVPGVK encoded by the coding sequence GTGACCGTCACGGTGTTGCTTGCTGCGATGTTGTTTGTCACCTCACCAGCTACCCCCGATGCGGTACAATCTTCGCCGTTGGAAATGCCGGGCGGTACGGTATCGAACAACCAGCCTGCGTCGATAACAGCTTTGGGCGCTGAGGTAGCCGCACCTGTGGCTTCGGTTGCGCCAGCGACGGAGCAGACGACATTATCTGCCTCGCCTCCCCTGCCCTCACCAATCGGAACAGAACCACCACCGGTTCATCCCACCGTTTCGGAGGAGCATGACATCGTCGTCCGCGCACGTGCGCACTCCATACCGGGCGATCCGTTGCAAGCGGTCAATGCCAAGTCCTATGCGATCACTCAGTCAGTCGATGTGGCTGTCATTCGTCCGGTTGCGCTGACGTATCAGCGAATTGTCCCCGATCCAGTCCGCAGCGGGATTCGAAACTTCATCAACAATCTTCGCGAGCCGGTCGCCTTCCTCAATTTCATGCTTCAGCTAAAACTCGGCAAAGCAGTGGAGACAGTCGGTCGGTTCGGCATCAACACCACCGTCGGTGCCGCCGGGCTGTTCGACGTGGCACGCCGCAAACCGTTCAAGCTGCCACGTCGGCCCAACGGCTTTTCCAATACGCTGGGCTATTATGGCGTAAAATCGGGGCCGTTCCTCTTCCTGCCGATCGTCGGACCGACGACCGTGCGCGATTTGCTGGGCGATAACCTCGATCGACTGATACTGCCCGTTGCGGTCGGCAAGCCATTCACCAAACTGTACGTCGCTATCCCGTTGGGCGCGTTCAGCTCGCTCGACCAGCGCGCCGAATATGACGAAAAGCTGCAAACAATACGCGAGGGAAGTATCGATCCCTACACCGCGCGACGGGAGGACTATCTGCAAAGCCGCCAGAATGCGATCGATGCGCTTCACAGTCAGAAATGGCGAGACAAGCATCCGCGTGCGTGGCTAAATTTGGTGCCGGGGGTGAAATAA
- a CDS encoding sterol desaturase family protein: protein MLAIALSALAMTLIVGVRYLLTSGAFALVTSRVRPGLYDGLAPQMRREVMWSLTSAAIYGVPAGLVAWGWQNRGWTLIYTDVHAHPLWYLPVSVFAYLFAHDTWFYWNHRWLHRPGPFRRAHAVHHASRPPTAWAAMSFHPWEALTGAVVIPSLVFAIPIHVGALAVVLTVMTVMGVTNHMGWDAFPRWLVHGRSGAWLITASHHQRHHAEYRCNYGLYFRFWDRLCGTDKGLGSFGDTHISVGLPDRRDRSRID, encoded by the coding sequence ATGCTCGCAATCGCACTTTCTGCCCTCGCAATGACGCTGATTGTCGGCGTGCGCTATTTGTTAACCAGCGGAGCCTTCGCACTGGTCACCAGCCGGGTCCGCCCCGGCCTTTACGATGGTCTGGCCCCACAGATGCGCCGGGAGGTTATGTGGAGTCTAACTTCCGCTGCGATCTATGGCGTCCCGGCCGGCCTGGTTGCATGGGGCTGGCAGAACCGCGGGTGGACTCTGATTTACACCGACGTTCACGCACATCCGCTCTGGTATCTGCCGGTTTCGGTGTTCGCATACCTGTTTGCGCACGATACGTGGTTTTATTGGAACCATCGCTGGCTCCACCGGCCCGGCCCTTTTAGACGCGCGCACGCAGTTCATCATGCCAGCCGCCCGCCGACCGCATGGGCCGCGATGAGCTTTCACCCATGGGAAGCGCTGACCGGGGCTGTGGTTATTCCGTCACTGGTGTTCGCAATTCCGATCCACGTCGGCGCGCTGGCGGTTGTCCTGACGGTGATGACGGTTATGGGTGTCACCAACCATATGGGGTGGGATGCGTTTCCGCGGTGGCTCGTTCATGGGCGGTCAGGAGCTTGGCTGATAACAGCGAGCCATCATCAACGTCATCATGCCGAGTACAGGTGCAATTATGGGCTCTATTTTCGTTTCTGGGACAGGCTTTGCGGCACCGACAAGGGCCTTGGCAGCTTTGGGGATACCCATATTTCTGTGGGCCTCCCTGATCGGCGCGACCGCTCCCGGATCGATTGA
- a CDS encoding DUF2141 domain-containing protein encodes MRSAKGQVLVCLTMRPDHFPDCQGDPQARRLTVPTAKAAALRFTDLPTGGYAIALIHDENGNNKLDTFFGIPKEGFGFSRNPVIRFGAPKFAAARFDVASGNVDEMVRVKYML; translated from the coding sequence TTGCGTTCGGCCAAGGGACAGGTGCTGGTCTGTCTAACAATGCGGCCCGACCATTTCCCCGATTGCCAGGGCGATCCGCAGGCGCGGCGACTGACGGTGCCGACGGCGAAGGCTGCGGCGCTACGGTTCACCGATCTGCCCACGGGTGGCTATGCAATTGCGCTGATCCACGACGAAAATGGTAACAACAAACTCGACACGTTTTTCGGGATACCGAAGGAGGGCTTCGGCTTTTCGCGCAATCCCGTGATCCGATTCGGCGCACCCAAATTCGCGGCGGCGCGCTTCGATGTTGCCAGTGGGAACGTCGATGAAATGGTACGTGTAAAGTATATGCTCTGA
- a CDS encoding MipA/OmpV family protein, with product MRYAFLLLAATTIATPALAQDAGPPKDSITIGVGAAYVPRYEGSSDNTVTPAAAARGTISGIGFMLIGTTLYTDFVPETSATGGKLVLGPVVHVTLNRTSNKRTRDFQVAALGELDPAVEIGGQIGYSQTGVITSDYDTVSLTVGAVHDVSGVHDSYIITPQFSYGTPLSPKIYVGLNVSADYVGGKYAQTYFGVTPGQSIASGLATYTPGDGFKDVSAGLGVNYSLTGDLRHGLSLFAVGSYERLLGDFARSPVVNDRSQLIGAAGLAYTF from the coding sequence ATGCGTTATGCTTTTCTGCTTTTGGCCGCCACGACCATAGCTACTCCCGCTCTTGCCCAGGATGCTGGCCCGCCCAAGGATTCGATCACGATCGGCGTTGGAGCAGCCTATGTTCCCCGGTATGAGGGATCGTCGGACAACACCGTCACCCCCGCCGCCGCCGCACGCGGCACGATCAGCGGCATCGGTTTCATGCTGATCGGCACCACGCTCTATACCGATTTCGTGCCTGAGACTTCGGCGACCGGCGGCAAGCTCGTTCTCGGCCCCGTCGTTCACGTTACACTGAACCGCACGAGCAACAAGCGCACTCGCGACTTTCAGGTCGCGGCTCTGGGTGAACTCGACCCCGCAGTCGAGATCGGCGGCCAGATCGGTTATTCGCAGACTGGCGTAATCACATCCGACTACGATACGGTATCGTTGACCGTCGGTGCGGTTCACGACGTTTCGGGCGTGCATGACAGCTATATTATCACGCCGCAGTTCTCCTATGGTACGCCGCTCAGCCCGAAGATCTATGTCGGCCTCAACGTGTCGGCGGATTATGTCGGCGGCAAATATGCGCAGACTTATTTCGGCGTGACACCGGGGCAGTCGATAGCAAGTGGCCTCGCTACTTATACCCCCGGCGACGGCTTCAAGGATGTTTCAGCAGGGCTTGGGGTGAACTATTCGCTGACTGGTGATCTGCGTCATGGCCTGTCGTTGTTCGCTGTCGGCAGTTATGAGCGGCTTCTTGGCGACTTCGCTCGCTCGCCGGTCGTCAACGATCGCAGTCAGCTTATCGGTGCGGCTGGACTGGCCTATACTTTCTGA
- the thiC gene encoding phosphomethylpyrimidine synthase ThiC, producing MADYETPSEPKVTTGAIRGSRKISVGPLGVKMREIHLEPGCGEPPLRVYDTSGPYTDPDERIDINKGLNQHRRDWIMARGDVEEYDARELQPEDNGQTGPDRSGGVAQFPNLIKRPLRAKTGQNVSQMHYARQGIITPEMEYVAVRENLGRAQLAEAAVRDGEDFGAEIPDYVTPEFVRSEVARGRAIIPNNINHPESEPMAIGRNFLVKINANIGNSAVASDVATEVDKLVWSIRWGADTVMDLSTGRNIHDTREWIIRNSPVPIGTVPIYQALEKVGGVAEDLTWEIFRDTLIEQAEQGVDYFTIHAGVRLAYVPMAAKRVTGIVSRGGSIMAKWCLFHHKESFLYDHFEDICEIMKAYDIAFSLGDGLRPGSIADANDEAQFSELYTLGELTKIAWKHDIQVMIEGPGHVPMHKIKINMEKQIESCGEAPFYTLGPLTTDIAPGYDHITSGIGAAMIGWFGCAMLCYVTPKEHLGLPDRDDVKVGVVTYKLAAHAADLAKGHPAARMRDDALSRARFEFRWRDQFNLSLDPDTAESYHDQTLPAEGAKTAHFCSMCGPKFCSMKISQEVREFAAKQNAGAETFIAAEEAEAGMARMSETFKEKGGELYLPAE from the coding sequence ATGGCCGATTACGAAACACCGAGTGAGCCTAAAGTAACCACGGGTGCGATCCGGGGCAGTCGCAAAATCAGTGTCGGGCCACTCGGCGTGAAGATGCGCGAGATCCATCTGGAGCCGGGCTGCGGTGAACCGCCCTTGCGGGTTTACGACACCAGCGGTCCCTACACCGATCCCGATGAGCGGATCGACATCAACAAGGGGCTGAATCAACACCGCCGCGACTGGATTATGGCGCGCGGTGATGTCGAGGAATATGACGCCCGCGAATTGCAGCCCGAAGATAATGGACAGACCGGCCCGGACCGCAGCGGCGGCGTTGCGCAGTTTCCAAACCTGATAAAACGCCCGTTGCGCGCCAAAACAGGCCAAAATGTCAGCCAAATGCACTATGCGCGGCAGGGAATCATCACTCCCGAGATGGAATATGTCGCAGTTCGGGAGAATTTGGGCCGTGCGCAGCTCGCCGAAGCAGCCGTCCGCGATGGCGAAGACTTTGGTGCAGAAATCCCCGATTACGTCACGCCTGAGTTTGTCCGCAGCGAAGTCGCCCGCGGCCGCGCGATCATCCCCAACAACATCAACCACCCCGAATCCGAACCGATGGCGATCGGACGCAACTTCCTCGTCAAGATCAACGCCAACATCGGCAACAGCGCGGTCGCATCCGATGTCGCCACCGAAGTCGACAAGCTGGTCTGGTCGATCCGCTGGGGCGCGGACACCGTCATGGACCTGTCGACGGGCCGCAACATCCATGACACGCGCGAATGGATCATCCGCAATTCGCCCGTCCCGATCGGCACCGTGCCGATCTATCAGGCGCTGGAAAAAGTCGGCGGCGTGGCCGAAGACCTGACGTGGGAAATCTTCCGCGACACATTGATCGAACAGGCCGAACAGGGCGTCGATTACTTCACGATCCACGCAGGCGTGCGGCTGGCCTATGTTCCGATGGCGGCAAAGCGCGTCACCGGCATCGTCTCACGCGGCGGCTCGATCATGGCGAAATGGTGCCTGTTCCACCATAAGGAGAGCTTCCTCTACGACCATTTCGAGGACATTTGCGAGATCATGAAGGCGTATGACATCGCCTTCTCACTGGGCGACGGCCTCCGCCCCGGCAGCATCGCGGATGCCAATGACGAAGCCCAATTCTCCGAACTCTATACCCTTGGTGAGTTGACCAAGATCGCATGGAAGCACGACATTCAGGTCATGATCGAGGGACCGGGCCACGTCCCGATGCACAAGATCAAGATCAACATGGAAAAGCAGATCGAAAGCTGCGGCGAGGCGCCCTTCTATACATTGGGACCGCTGACCACCGACATCGCGCCGGGTTACGATCACATCACGAGTGGCATCGGTGCCGCGATGATCGGCTGGTTCGGCTGCGCGATGCTTTGTTATGTGACGCCCAAGGAGCACCTCGGCCTGCCCGATCGCGACGATGTGAAGGTCGGCGTGGTAACGTACAAACTGGCAGCACACGCGGCCGATCTGGCAAAGGGCCATCCGGCAGCCCGGATGCGTGACGATGCCCTGTCCCGCGCGCGCTTCGAGTTCCGTTGGCGCGACCAGTTCAACCTGTCACTCGATCCCGACACGGCGGAAAGCTATCACGATCAGACTTTGCCAGCAGAAGGCGCAAAGACCGCGCATTTCTGTTCGATGTGCGGGCCAAAGTTCTGCTCGATGAAAATTTCGCAGGAAGTCCGCGAGTTTGCGGCCAAGCAGAATGCTGGGGCGGAGACATTTATTGCCGCCGAGGAAGCCGAGGCCGGGATGGCGCGGATGAGCGAGACGTTCAAGGAAAAGGGCGGGGAACTGTATTTGCCTGCGGAGTGA
- a CDS encoding pyridoxamine 5'-phosphate oxidase family protein translates to MTKTQTTKTLSDISKTMRDVDFCMLNTHTSTGGIAARPMSNNREVDYDGDSWFFTDETALMVPEIEANPAVGLSYQGKAGFLASRPLFIAVDGIADLIRDKAQFEAHWTKDLDQWFEQGVDTPGMVLIRVRAGRIHYWDGEDEGTVGV, encoded by the coding sequence ATGACCAAGACTCAGACGACTAAAACCTTGTCCGACATTTCCAAAACGATGCGCGACGTGGATTTCTGTATGCTCAACACACACACCAGCACCGGCGGCATCGCCGCGCGTCCGATGAGCAACAACCGCGAAGTCGACTATGATGGTGACAGTTGGTTCTTTACCGACGAAACCGCTTTGATGGTCCCCGAAATCGAAGCCAACCCCGCCGTCGGGTTGAGCTATCAGGGCAAGGCCGGTTTCCTGGCCTCCCGTCCTTTGTTCATTGCCGTCGACGGCATTGCCGACCTGATCCGCGACAAGGCGCAATTCGAAGCGCACTGGACCAAAGATCTCGACCAGTGGTTCGAACAGGGTGTCGATACGCCGGGAATGGTACTGATCCGGGTGCGTGCCGGGCGGATACATTATTGGGATGGTGAGGATGAGGGGACTGTGGGCGTCTAA
- a CDS encoding alkylphosphonate utilization protein codes for MADNDSGDDYVYDEASGEWISGADLAVKQLESATVEVRDSVGNLLADGDQVTLIKDLTVKGAGQTLKRGTLIKSIRLTGDAQEIDCRYDGIKGLVLRAEFVKKR; via the coding sequence ATGGCCGATAACGATTCTGGCGACGATTATGTATACGACGAAGCCAGCGGTGAGTGGATCAGCGGCGCGGACCTGGCTGTAAAGCAGCTTGAGTCCGCCACCGTCGAGGTCCGTGATTCCGTTGGCAATCTGCTGGCCGACGGCGATCAGGTCACACTTATCAAAGACCTGACCGTAAAGGGCGCAGGCCAGACCCTGAAGCGCGGCACGCTCATCAAGAGCATCCGACTGACCGGCGACGCGCAGGAAATCGACTGCCGCTACGATGGCATCAAGGGTCTCGTCCTGCGCGCGGAGTTCGTGAAGAAGCGATAA
- a CDS encoding PilZ domain-containing protein has translation MNVAHDYNDMRQTPRSPVAIPAQLRVPGTARFDIALLDLSATGFRCETFYGLSIGERVFVTIPTFSPFEAVIAWRNVFTYGCMFQKPLHEAVVAMIAARFAPGVPIG, from the coding sequence ATGAACGTTGCCCACGACTATAATGATATGCGCCAGACGCCTCGCTCTCCAGTTGCGATCCCCGCGCAACTCCGCGTGCCCGGCACTGCGCGCTTCGACATTGCGTTGCTCGATCTGTCAGCCACCGGATTCCGCTGCGAAACCTTTTACGGCCTCAGCATCGGCGAGCGCGTGTTCGTAACGATCCCGACCTTCTCCCCGTTCGAGGCGGTGATCGCGTGGCGCAACGTGTTCACCTATGGCTGCATGTTTCAAAAACCGCTGCACGAGGCCGTGGTCGCGATGATCGCTGCGCGCTTTGCTCCCGGCGTGCCGATCGGATAG
- a CDS encoding NupC/NupG family nucleoside CNT transporter — MNRLLVGIAGIALLLAIAVLLSSNRRAIRLRIVGAAFALQAGIATLVLYVPFGKTVIEGMAHGVTNLLGYAQAGIDFIFGPLAKPELGGHSFALAALPVIIFFAALISILYYLRVMQFVVRWIGGAIQYVTGISKVESLGAAANIFVGQSEAPLVIRPYLAELTPSQLFCIMTVGMAGVAGTILAAYASMLGPQLLPYLLAASFMSAPGGVLMAKLIMPDNPADQGKEPSVVGDIPFGEERPANIIMAAAEGAQTGVKLAVAVGAMVLAFVALVALANGLLGGIGGWFGYPNLNFQAIIGGVFAPIMFLLNVPWDEAVRAGGLFGTKIVLNEFVAFIDLGHAKDTLSPHTVAVITFALCGFANFSSIAIQMAVTGSLAPNQRPIIARLGLRALAAGSLANLMSAALAGLLIPA, encoded by the coding sequence ATGAACAGGTTGTTGGTCGGCATTGCCGGAATTGCATTGCTTTTGGCCATCGCGGTGTTGCTGTCGTCGAACCGCCGCGCGATTCGCCTGCGCATCGTTGGTGCTGCCTTCGCATTGCAGGCCGGTATCGCCACGCTCGTCCTTTATGTGCCGTTCGGGAAAACGGTGATCGAGGGGATGGCGCATGGCGTCACCAATCTGCTCGGCTATGCGCAGGCGGGGATCGACTTCATCTTCGGCCCTCTCGCCAAACCTGAACTCGGCGGCCACAGCTTTGCACTCGCTGCGCTGCCGGTCATCATATTCTTCGCGGCACTCATTTCGATCCTCTACTACCTGCGCGTGATGCAATTCGTCGTCCGCTGGATCGGTGGCGCGATCCAGTATGTGACGGGCATATCCAAGGTCGAATCACTGGGAGCCGCTGCCAACATCTTCGTCGGGCAGAGCGAGGCTCCGCTTGTGATCCGCCCCTATCTCGCCGAACTCACGCCCTCGCAATTATTCTGCATCATGACTGTTGGCATGGCCGGGGTCGCGGGTACGATCCTTGCCGCTTATGCCTCGATGCTCGGTCCGCAGCTTTTGCCGTATCTGCTGGCAGCCAGTTTCATGTCGGCTCCCGGCGGTGTTCTGATGGCCAAACTCATCATGCCCGATAATCCCGCCGATCAGGGCAAGGAACCCAGCGTCGTCGGCGATATTCCGTTCGGCGAAGAACGTCCCGCCAACATCATCATGGCGGCGGCAGAGGGCGCGCAGACCGGCGTAAAGCTGGCAGTGGCAGTTGGCGCGATGGTGCTGGCGTTCGTGGCTCTGGTCGCGCTGGCGAACGGCTTGCTTGGTGGTATCGGTGGCTGGTTCGGTTATCCGAACCTCAACTTTCAGGCGATCATCGGGGGTGTCTTTGCGCCTATCATGTTCCTGTTGAACGTGCCGTGGGACGAAGCCGTGCGCGCCGGTGGATTGTTCGGGACAAAGATCGTGTTGAACGAATTTGTGGCGTTCATCGACCTCGGCCACGCAAAGGACACGCTGTCTCCCCACACCGTGGCGGTCATCACTTTTGCCTTGTGCGGATTTGCCAATTTCAGCTCGATCGCGATCCAGATGGCGGTCACCGGCAGCCTCGCCCCCAACCAACGCCCCATCATCGCGCGCCTTGGGCTGAGGGCGCTGGCAGCGGGCAGCCTCGCCAACCTGATGTCCGCCGCGCTGGCCGGGTTGTTGATCCCGGCTTAA
- a CDS encoding queuosine precursor transporter has product MNSPALPISRSLFAFSVFYGGMVCIAGVLGVKQVALGPLAVEAGIFAFLLLVVMSSAIAELHGQKTATALVRTGFVPLIVSALLIQFVLVLPHDPGMYPPAIDAFPIVVGQSARMMIAGLISYGTSQTLNVFIFDKLRSNTGKLVWLRGMIASIVSQIADTILFITISFYGERPILGLMEGQMLTKVVLSIVLVPFLITGFVALGRRLDRGAIK; this is encoded by the coding sequence ATGAACTCTCCGGCGCTCCCGATTTCCCGCTCGCTCTTTGCATTCTCCGTTTTCTATGGCGGGATGGTCTGCATTGCAGGCGTTCTTGGCGTCAAACAGGTCGCGCTGGGGCCACTGGCGGTCGAGGCCGGGATTTTCGCCTTTTTGTTGCTGGTCGTTATGTCGAGCGCGATTGCTGAACTTCATGGGCAAAAAACTGCGACGGCACTGGTCCGAACGGGATTCGTGCCGCTGATCGTGTCCGCGCTGCTGATACAGTTCGTGCTGGTCCTGCCACACGATCCGGGGATGTACCCGCCCGCCATCGACGCGTTTCCAATCGTCGTCGGACAAAGCGCGCGGATGATGATTGCCGGGCTGATTTCCTATGGCACTTCGCAGACGCTGAACGTGTTCATCTTCGACAAACTCCGAAGCAATACCGGCAAGCTGGTTTGGCTGCGCGGCATGATTGCCAGCATCGTGTCGCAAATCGCCGATACGATCTTGTTCATCACCATTTCGTTCTACGGCGAGCGGCCGATCCTCGGGCTGATGGAGGGGCAGATGCTCACCAAGGTTGTGTTGTCGATCGTGCTGGTCCCATTCCTGATTACCGGGTTCGTCGCACTTGGCCGACGGCTCGACCGCGGAGCCATAAAATGA
- the argB gene encoding acetylglutamate kinase, which translates to MSRHDPDQTLLAKAETLTEALPYMQRYAGQIFVVKYGGHAMGDPVAAKGFAADIVLLKAVGINPVVVHGGGPQIGAMLKKLGVESSFVNGLRVTDAETASIAEMVLSGAINKEIVGWITRAGGRAVGLSGKDAGLVTAEKVGGREADPTRGIERHVDLGFVGDPVAVDRAILDTLSAAGVIPVIAPIAAGVDGATYNINADTMAGAIAAALGATRLFLLTDVAGVLDKDGELLTDLTPAQIEALQADGTVTGGMIPKLETCVNAVKGGVEAAVILDGRVPHAMLVEIFTAKGAGTLVRA; encoded by the coding sequence ATGAGCCGTCACGATCCAGACCAGACTTTATTGGCGAAAGCCGAAACGCTGACCGAGGCGCTGCCGTATATGCAGCGGTACGCCGGTCAGATCTTTGTCGTGAAATACGGGGGTCATGCGATGGGCGACCCCGTAGCGGCAAAGGGATTTGCCGCCGATATCGTGCTGTTGAAGGCGGTGGGCATCAATCCCGTCGTCGTTCACGGCGGAGGCCCACAGATCGGCGCAATGCTGAAAAAGCTGGGCGTCGAAAGTTCGTTCGTGAACGGGTTGCGAGTGACGGATGCCGAAACGGCCAGCATCGCCGAAATGGTCCTGTCGGGCGCAATCAACAAGGAAATCGTCGGCTGGATCACGCGGGCCGGCGGGCGCGCGGTCGGGCTGTCGGGCAAGGATGCCGGGCTGGTGACAGCAGAGAAGGTCGGCGGCCGCGAAGCCGATCCGACACGCGGGATCGAACGTCATGTCGACCTGGGTTTCGTAGGTGATCCGGTGGCGGTCGATCGCGCGATACTGGACACGTTATCGGCAGCGGGCGTCATCCCGGTGATCGCCCCGATCGCTGCGGGTGTGGACGGCGCGACATACAATATCAACGCCGACACAATGGCGGGCGCCATCGCCGCTGCACTGGGCGCGACGCGGCTGTTCCTGCTGACCGATGTGGCGGGTGTGCTGGACAAGGATGGCGAATTGCTGACCGACCTGACGCCTGCACAGATCGAAGCTCTACAGGCCGACGGGACCGTGACGGGCGGGATGATCCCGAAACTGGAAACCTGCGTCAACGCGGTCAAGGGCGGGGTAGAAGCCGCAGTTATTCTGGATGGGCGCGTTCCCCATGCCATGCTGGTCGAGATATTCACCGCCAAGGGCGCGGGTACATTGGTTCGCGCGTGA